From the genome of Tsukamurella pulmonis:
GCGACGGGCCGCGCAGCGCGCGCGGATCAAGCGCCGGCGGCGCTTCGCGCTGCTCTCGATGCTCGTGGTCTTCCTGGTCGTGGTCGGTGGCGTGCTGTGGACGGTGCGCGGGTCCCTGTTCGGCGGTGCCGCGGCGCCGGAGGACTACCCCTCCGGGCAGGCCGGCCCCGAGGTCGTGGTGCACGTCATCGGGCAGAACAACTCGGACTTCGCACAGAACCTCGTCGACGCCGGCGTGGTGAAGTCGGTCGGCGCGTTCAACCGCGCCGCGGGCGATAAGCCGATCTCGGCCGGCTACTACGAGCTGCGCAAGTCGCTGCCCGCGGCGGACGTCGTGACCATGCTCGTGGATCCGGCGCGGACGCATCGCGTGGGCATGCTCAACGTCCCGGCCGGCGCGGTCCTCGATGACAAGCGCAACAAGGACAACAAGGTCTCGCCCGGCATCTTCAGTCAGCTCTCCGCCGCCACCGCGCACACGGTCGACGGCGTGAAGAAGCAGACGCCGAAGGCGGACTTCGTCAAGGTCGCGTCCAGCTCGACCGTCACGGATCTCGGCGTGCCGGAGTGGGCCGCCGCCACGGTCACCCGGCTCAAGGGCGACCATCGTCGCCTCGAGGGCCTGATCGCGCCCGGTGTCTGGGACCAGATCGACCCGTCGGGGACGCCGCAGGCGATCCTGCGCCAGCTGATCACCGCCTCCGCCAAGCAGTACGAAGCGCAGGGGCTGCTGACGGCGAGCCGCTCCTCCGCGGCCAAGCTCGCGCCGTACCAGGTGCTGGTGTCGGCGTCGATCGTCGAGCGCGAGGTCAACCAGGCCGACGACTACCCCAAGGTCGCCCGCGTCATCCTCAACCGGCTCGCGAAGAACCAGAAGCTGGAGATGGACTCCACGGTCAACTACGGCGAGGCCGTCACCGGCATCGACGTGGCAGGCGAGAAGCTGCTCAAGAAGACCGAGTGGAACACCTACGCCAAGACGGGGCTTCCCGCCACGCCGATCGGCGCCGTCGGCACCGACGCCCTCGTCGCGACCGAGAACCCCACGCCCGGCCCCTGGCTGTACTTCGTCACCGTCGACAACAAGGGCACGACGCTGTTCACGGACGACTTCGCGCAGCACGAGCGCAACCGGCAGAAGGCGTGCGACACCAAGTTCCTCACGGTGGGCTGCGGCCCGTGACCGGGGCGCGGCGCGCGGCCGTGCTCGGCTCGCCGATCAGCCACTCGCTCTCGCCCGTCCTGCACGGCGCGGCGTTCGCCGCGCTCGGCCTGGACTGGACCTACGAGCGGATCGAGTGCGACGCGGAGGCGCTGCCCGGCCTCGTCGGCGGCTTCGGGCCCGAGTGGGTCGGCGTCTCGGTGACCATGCCGGGCAAGTTCGCCGCGCTGGAGTTCGCGACCGAGCGCACCGACCGCGCGGTCGTCGTCGGTTCCGCCAACACGCTGGTCCGCACCGAATCCGGCTGGCTCGCGGACTGCACCGACGTCGACGGTGCCGACGGCCTCCTCGCCGAGTGCGGGGCGACGGGGGAGTCCGCCGTCGTCGTCGGCGCCGGCGGTACGGCGCGTCCGGTGTTCGCCGCGCTCGCCGACCGGGGCTTCACCCGCACGACGGTGCTCGCCCGCTCGGAGGAGCGCGCCCAGGGGGCGCTCGCGTGTGCCGAGACGTTCGGCCTCACCGCGGACTGGGCCCCGCTGACCGCCGCGGCCGTTCCGCAGGCCGACGTGGTCGTCTCGACCCTGCCCGGAGCCGCCCAGTCCGACGACTTCCCGTTGACGGATGCGCTGTCCTCGGCGGCGCCCGCGGTGGCCGACGTCGCCTATGATCCGTGGCCCACTCTGCTGGTGGCGGCCGCGGAGTCGAAGGGCGCGCGCACCGCAGGCGGCCTGACGATGCTCCTGCACCAGGCGTTCCGGCAGTCCGAGTGGTTCACCGGCCAGGCGGCGCCGCGGGAGGCGATGACGGCGGCGCTGGCCGCCGCGAGGAAGGCGCGATGACCACCGACTTCCGGTACCGCTTCCGGCCGCGGTACTACGAGATCGACCGCCAGGGCGTCATGTTCAACATGTGGTACCTCGGCTACGTCGACACGGCGATCGGCGAGTTCTACGCCGATCGCGGCACGCCCTACGAGGCGATGCTCGCCGCCGGCTACGACTCGCAGGTGGTGCACGTCGAGCTCGACTACGCCGCGGGGCTGACCGATGAGGGCGACACCGAGCTCGTCCTGCGCACCGGCCGGATCGGCACCAAGAGCTTCACGATCGAGTTCGTGTTCGTCACCGACCTCGACGCCGCCGAGCCGACGGAGGCCGTCGCGGGGCGCATCGTCTACGCCGTGATCGCCACCGACGGCTCGGGCTCCATCCCGATCCCGGATGCGCTGCGCGAGGCGTTGCAAGCCTGACAGACTGGGCCCGTGGAGTGGGGGCTCTTCGGGGGTTTGATCCTCGCGTCGTTCGTCGCGTGGTGCGCCGCGCTGTGCTGGTTCGACGTGCGCGAGCGTCGCCTTCCGAACGTGCTCACGCTCCCCGCCGCGCTCCTCGCCGTCGCCGGCGCCGCCTGGGCACTGCTCGACGATGACGCGGCTCCCGCATTCGGCGCCGCCCTGTGGACGGCGGTGAACGGTGCGGCGTTCCTCGCGCGTGGGATGGGCGCCGGAGATGTGAAGCTCGCTCCCGCGCTCGGTGCGGTCCTCGGCGCCGTGCTCGGCGTGCCCGCCGTCCTCCTCGCGGTCCTCGGGGCGCAGGTACTCACCGTGGCCTGGGCGCTCGCGATCCGCGACCGGACGGTGCCGCACGGCCCGGCCATGTGCGCGTCGGCCCTAGCGGTCCTCGTCGCCGGATGACGGGAGCGCCGTCAGGCTCCGCAGCAGGGAGTCGAACGAGCGCAGATCCTCGTCGGACAAGGGGGCGAGCATGCCGCGCACCCGTTCGACGTGCCCGGGCAGGAGCCGTTCGATGAGTGCGCGCCCGGCCTCGGTGAGCGTGACGCGTTTGCCCCGCCCGTCGGTCGGGTCCGGGGTGCGGGTGATCAGTTCCGCCGACTCGAGCCGGTCGAGGCGTGAGGTGAGGCCCGCGCGGGTGATCAGGAGCTGATCGGCCAGGGTCGCGGGAGTGAGCGCGAACGGCTCCCCGGACCGGCGCAGTGTCGCCAGCACGTCGAATTCCCCTCGGCGCAGCCCCGCGCTCTCGAGGGGACCCTCGATCGCGGCGCGGGCCACCGCCTCGAACTGGGCCAACCTGCCGATGATGCTCATCGGGAGGATGTCGAGATCGGGATACTCGTTGCGCCACTGGAACATGGCGGCGTCGACGTCGTGCACGGAGGGAGATTACTACGTGTTGACCGAAGTCATTAGATGGTTAATGATCTAACTAATTAGCAATGTAACTACTTGGAGGTCGCATGTTCGTCAGGAAACCGGAGACGCTCGGCGGCGGCTCGGGCCCGCAGATCGCGCTCCTCGCCGACGCTTCGGCGACCGGCGGTGCCGCCAGTGTGCAACGTGTGCACCTGCCCGCAGGTACCGATGGCGCATCGCCGCACTTCCACACGATGTCGACCGAGATCTTCGCCGTGCTCGACGGTGCGCTGGAGATGCTCGTGGGCGACGAGCTCGCTCTGGTCGAGGAGGGCGAGCTCGCGGTGATCGCACCGAACACCGTGCACGCCTTCGCCGCCCCTGCGTCGACGTCCGCGTCAGCTCTGATCGTGCTCACGCCCGGTGTCGAGAGGTTCGGCTACTTCCGCCTTCTGCAATCCTTCGCGTCCGGTGCGGCGACGCCGGCGGACCTCCTGGCCGCTCAGGACGAGTACGACAACCACTTCGTCGACAGTCCGCTCTGGCGAGATCGCCCCCGCGGCTGATAAGGCCGATTCCCTTGCACCCACGGTGAGCGCAAGGGGTCACAGGCGAATCCCGGACGCCTACCGTCGAATCCGTGACCGCGCCTACCTCACGCCCTGTCCTCGGGATCGCCCTTGAGCCGTTCGGCTGGCATCCCGCAGCGTTCGCGGAGGTCGGCGCGGATCCACTGGAGGCCACCTCCGCGGAGCACTGGGTTGGGCTGGCCCGCTCCGCGGAGGCGGCCGCCGCCGACTTCGTCAGTTTCGAGGACTCGTTCTCGCTCACCGCGCGGGATCGCCTCTCCGGCCGCTTCGACGCCACCCTGCTCGCCGCGCGCGTCGGGCCCGCGGTCGGCCGGATCGGTCTGGTCCCCACGGTGACCGCCACGCACACCGAACCCTTCCACGCCTCCAAAGCGATCGCGACGCTCGACTACGTGAGCGGTGGCCGTGCCGGGGTGCTGCCGTCCACCACCGGCGCCCCAGCGGACGCCCCGTTGTTCGGTCGCAAGGCTCCCCAGGACGAGGCGTCCCGCGCCGCCGAGGCCCGGGAGTACATCGAGGTGCTCCGCGATCTCTGGGACAGTTGGGAGGACGAGGCCGTGATCAAGGACGTCTCGACCGGCCGCTACATCGACCGGGACCGATTGCACTACATCGACTTCCAGGGCGAGAACTTCTCGGTCAAGGGGCCGTCGATCACGCCGCGACCCCCGCAGGGCCGGCCCCCGGTGATCGTCCGCGTCGGCGACGGCGCCTCCGAGACCGTCGCCGCGGACGCGGATGTCGCCCTCGTTCCGGCCGCCTCCGACGAGCAACTCGCCGACACCGCGCGACGACTGCGCGCGGCCGGGACCCCGCTCCTGCTCGTGGACGTCACCGTCCACCTCGCCGACTCCGAGCGGACGGCTCTGCGCCGCATCGACAAGCTCGACCGCCGCGAGCCCGCCGCCGACGACACCGTCGTCTTCGCGGGGACGGGGGAGTCCCTCGCCGCCACCGTCGAGCGGTGGCGCTCGCTCGGCTTCGACGGTGCGCGGCTGCGCCCCGGCGTCAACGCCATCGACCTGCCGCGGCTGCGTGCGGCCTTCGCGCCGCTGCTGCCCGGCGCTCCCCGCTCCGGAACGCTGCGCGAGATCCTCGGCCTGGCTCCTGCGGTCAATCGCTTCGTCACTGTGAAGGGGGCCTGATGACCGGGCTGAACGTCCTCGACCTCGCACCGATCCCGGAGGGGAGCAGCCCGTCGGACGCGCTGCGCAACACCCTGGATCTCGCGCGCCGCGCCGAGGACTGGGGATACGGCCGGTACTGGGTGGCCGAGCACCACTTCGCGCACGTCGCCAGCGCC
Proteins encoded in this window:
- a CDS encoding prepilin peptidase, with the translated sequence MEWGLFGGLILASFVAWCAALCWFDVRERRLPNVLTLPAALLAVAGAAWALLDDDAAPAFGAALWTAVNGAAFLARGMGAGDVKLAPALGAVLGAVLGVPAVLLAVLGAQVLTVAWALAIRDRTVPHGPAMCASALAVLVAG
- a CDS encoding cupin domain-containing protein, whose product is MFVRKPETLGGGSGPQIALLADASATGGAASVQRVHLPAGTDGASPHFHTMSTEIFAVLDGALEMLVGDELALVEEGELAVIAPNTVHAFAAPASTSASALIVLTPGVERFGYFRLLQSFASGAATPADLLAAQDEYDNHFVDSPLWRDRPRG
- a CDS encoding MarR family winged helix-turn-helix transcriptional regulator translates to MHDVDAAMFQWRNEYPDLDILPMSIIGRLAQFEAVARAAIEGPLESAGLRRGEFDVLATLRRSGEPFALTPATLADQLLITRAGLTSRLDRLESAELITRTPDPTDGRGKRVTLTEAGRALIERLLPGHVERVRGMLAPLSDEDLRSFDSLLRSLTALPSSGDEDR
- a CDS encoding acyl-CoA thioesterase, translated to MTTDFRYRFRPRYYEIDRQGVMFNMWYLGYVDTAIGEFYADRGTPYEAMLAAGYDSQVVHVELDYAAGLTDEGDTELVLRTGRIGTKSFTIEFVFVTDLDAAEPTEAVAGRIVYAVIATDGSGSIPIPDALREALQA
- a CDS encoding endolytic transglycosylase MltG; this translates as MSDGWNYERADPVSVGGERRSTRAERRRAAQRARIKRRRRFALLSMLVVFLVVVGGVLWTVRGSLFGGAAAPEDYPSGQAGPEVVVHVIGQNNSDFAQNLVDAGVVKSVGAFNRAAGDKPISAGYYELRKSLPAADVVTMLVDPARTHRVGMLNVPAGAVLDDKRNKDNKVSPGIFSQLSAATAHTVDGVKKQTPKADFVKVASSSTVTDLGVPEWAAATVTRLKGDHRRLEGLIAPGVWDQIDPSGTPQAILRQLITASAKQYEAQGLLTASRSSAAKLAPYQVLVSASIVEREVNQADDYPKVARVILNRLAKNQKLEMDSTVNYGEAVTGIDVAGEKLLKKTEWNTYAKTGLPATPIGAVGTDALVATENPTPGPWLYFVTVDNKGTTLFTDDFAQHERNRQKACDTKFLTVGCGP
- a CDS encoding shikimate dehydrogenase codes for the protein MTGARRAAVLGSPISHSLSPVLHGAAFAALGLDWTYERIECDAEALPGLVGGFGPEWVGVSVTMPGKFAALEFATERTDRAVVVGSANTLVRTESGWLADCTDVDGADGLLAECGATGESAVVVGAGGTARPVFAALADRGFTRTTVLARSEERAQGALACAETFGLTADWAPLTAAAVPQADVVVSTLPGAAQSDDFPLTDALSSAAPAVADVAYDPWPTLLVAAAESKGARTAGGLTMLLHQAFRQSEWFTGQAAPREAMTAALAAARKAR
- a CDS encoding LLM class flavin-dependent oxidoreductase, which encodes MTAPTSRPVLGIALEPFGWHPAAFAEVGADPLEATSAEHWVGLARSAEAAAADFVSFEDSFSLTARDRLSGRFDATLLAARVGPAVGRIGLVPTVTATHTEPFHASKAIATLDYVSGGRAGVLPSTTGAPADAPLFGRKAPQDEASRAAEAREYIEVLRDLWDSWEDEAVIKDVSTGRYIDRDRLHYIDFQGENFSVKGPSITPRPPQGRPPVIVRVGDGASETVAADADVALVPAASDEQLADTARRLRAAGTPLLLVDVTVHLADSERTALRRIDKLDRREPAADDTVVFAGTGESLAATVERWRSLGFDGARLRPGVNAIDLPRLRAAFAPLLPGAPRSGTLREILGLAPAVNRFVTVKGA